A window of the Haloarcula litorea genome harbors these coding sequences:
- a CDS encoding CPBP family intramembrane glutamic endopeptidase, whose translation MRNERATSRGRRSVRGRGRAVAVAIGLLLAGLAVSIGFGIAFTVPLVVFGASIDSPVTFLALTAVGQIALLAVGGAYVRRYGGVSVRWPNRRDARYIGGGLVVALVAAVGLGVVLASLGLAPEGSVFDDPITADPRLALGLAALSLVLVAPAEELLFRGAIQGRLRRSFGPVAGVGLASLLFGSVHLLNYTGSVVGAVGGVAVVTVGGAVFGTIYERTGNLVVPVVVHGCYNTALLVVAFLAA comes from the coding sequence ATGCGCAACGAACGGGCCACGTCACGGGGACGGCGGAGCGTCCGCGGGAGGGGGCGAGCGGTCGCCGTCGCGATCGGTCTGTTGCTCGCCGGGCTCGCGGTCAGCATCGGCTTCGGGATCGCGTTCACCGTCCCGCTGGTGGTGTTCGGGGCGAGCATCGACAGCCCGGTGACGTTCCTGGCGCTGACGGCCGTGGGACAGATCGCCTTGCTCGCGGTCGGTGGGGCCTACGTCCGGCGGTACGGTGGCGTGTCGGTCAGGTGGCCGAACCGACGGGACGCCCGGTACATCGGCGGCGGACTCGTGGTAGCGCTCGTCGCCGCCGTCGGCCTCGGCGTCGTGTTGGCGTCGCTGGGGCTCGCGCCAGAGGGGAGCGTCTTCGACGACCCGATCACGGCCGACCCGCGTCTGGCCCTGGGGCTCGCCGCCCTCTCGCTCGTGCTGGTCGCGCCGGCCGAGGAGCTGCTGTTCCGCGGGGCGATCCAGGGCCGGCTCCGGCGGTCGTTCGGCCCCGTCGCCGGGGTCGGGCTGGCCAGCCTCCTCTTCGGGTCGGTCCACCTGCTGAACTACACGGGGTCGGTCGTCGGGGCCGTGGGCGGGGTCGCCGTCGTCACCGTCGGCGGCGCGGTGTTCGGCACGATCTACGAGCGGACCGGGAACCTCGTCGTCCCGGTCGTCGTCCACGGCTGTTACAACACGGCGTTGCTGGTCGTCGCCTTCCTCGCGGCCTGA
- a CDS encoding 2Fe-2S iron-sulfur cluster-binding protein: MVSLAGLLGGATLTLIVVAFHYAKGTGWEAPEDISQEVLEQRAETVPETDFPEPYNRSIGGGGAAAIPAGEGGAELAEGEEEEEDDSFDPADIAEDDVEYYEIEFAKEGETIEVANNENLLDAGEDEGWDLPYACRQGQCISCAGQITDGPAEDYIRHSQNDSLMDDDMEEGYCLTCVAYPTDDFTLETSESP; the protein is encoded by the coding sequence ATGGTTTCACTCGCAGGGCTCCTCGGCGGGGCCACGCTGACCCTCATCGTGGTGGCGTTCCACTACGCGAAGGGGACCGGGTGGGAGGCACCCGAGGACATCTCACAGGAGGTGCTCGAGCAGCGCGCCGAGACGGTGCCCGAGACGGACTTCCCCGAGCCGTACAACCGCTCCATCGGCGGCGGCGGCGCGGCCGCCATCCCCGCCGGCGAGGGCGGTGCCGAACTCGCCGAGGGCGAAGAGGAGGAGGAAGACGACAGCTTCGACCCCGCGGACATCGCCGAGGACGACGTCGAGTACTACGAGATCGAGTTCGCCAAGGAGGGCGAGACCATCGAGGTCGCCAACAACGAGAACCTGCTCGACGCCGGCGAGGACGAGGGCTGGGACCTCCCCTACGCCTGCCGACAGGGGCAGTGTATCTCCTGTGCCGGGCAGATCACCGACGGCCCGGCGGAGGACTACATCCGTCACAGCCAGAACGACTCGCTGATGGACGACGACATGGAGGAGGGGTACTGCCTGACCTGCGTGGCCTACCCCACGGACGACTTCACGCTGGAGACCAGCGAGTCGCCCTGA
- the gnd gene encoding phosphogluconate dehydrogenase (NAD(+)-dependent, decarboxylating): MELGVVGLGRMGRIVVDRVLAAGHDVVVFDIDEDAVADAADAGAEPADSIPDLAESLGEDKRIWLMVPAGDPVDAALDELDGHLDGDDVVVDGGNSHFEDSVRRAESTEAAYLDCGTSGGPAGAELGFSLMVGGPAWAYEELVPVFDAVATGSAGHDRMGPAGSGHYVKMVHNGVEYALMQAYGEGFELLANGRYDLDLEAVARTWNNGAVIRSWLLELCEEAFREEGNDLGTVADRVEGGSTGTWTVQEALEQEIPLPLIYQALAERFGSRADDGRFSRRLASRLRYGFGRHDVPRR; encoded by the coding sequence ATGGAACTGGGCGTCGTCGGACTCGGGCGTATGGGTCGTATCGTGGTCGATCGCGTGCTGGCGGCGGGCCACGACGTGGTCGTCTTCGACATCGACGAGGACGCCGTCGCCGACGCCGCCGACGCGGGGGCCGAGCCGGCCGACTCGATCCCCGACCTCGCCGAGTCGCTGGGCGAGGACAAGCGGATCTGGCTGATGGTCCCCGCGGGCGACCCCGTCGACGCCGCGCTGGACGAACTCGACGGCCACCTCGACGGCGACGACGTCGTGGTCGACGGCGGCAACTCCCACTTCGAGGACTCCGTCCGTCGGGCCGAGTCGACGGAGGCGGCGTATCTGGACTGTGGCACCTCCGGCGGCCCCGCCGGCGCGGAACTGGGTTTCTCGCTGATGGTCGGCGGTCCCGCGTGGGCCTACGAGGAACTCGTCCCGGTGTTCGACGCCGTCGCCACCGGGTCGGCCGGCCACGACCGGATGGGGCCGGCCGGGTCGGGTCACTACGTGAAGATGGTCCACAACGGCGTCGAGTACGCGCTGATGCAGGCCTACGGCGAGGGGTTCGAGCTGCTCGCGAACGGCCGCTACGACCTCGACCTCGAGGCGGTCGCGCGCACCTGGAACAACGGCGCTGTCATCCGGTCGTGGCTGCTGGAACTGTGCGAGGAGGCGTTCCGCGAGGAGGGCAACGACCTCGGAACCGTCGCCGACCGCGTCGAGGGCGGCTCGACCGGCACCTGGACCGTCCAGGAGGCGCTGGAACAGGAGATCCCGCTGCCGCTGATCTACCAGGCGCTGGCCGAGCGGTTCGGGTCCCGGGCCGACGACGGCCGGTTCTCGCGCCGGCTGGCCAGCCGCCTCCGGTACGGCTTCGGCCGCCACGACGTGCCCAGACGCTGA
- a CDS encoding aminopeptidase: MDERVREHARTLVDWSARVEAGDDVVVSVEEGAHDLGVAVAEQLGERGANLVATYSSDELTRAYLRAHDGDFDGDPDYERALYERADSVLILKGTNNTAGTADVPDERRAAHASARQGVREARLDTDWVSTQHPTRAMAQQAGMAYEQYRDFVYDATLRDWEGLAEEQARLKGLLGEGSEVRLVADGTDLTMSIAGRTAVNSAASVAYDSHNLPSGEVFTAPEDTEGVVTFDVPMTVRGRRVRDVELTFEDGVVVDIAATQGEDVIRSVVETDAGSRRLGELGIGMNRGIDRVTDNILFDEKMGGTVHLALGRAYDACLPDGESGNDSAVHEDLITTMGEGSRLAVDGETVQEDGVFVWE; the protein is encoded by the coding sequence ATGGACGAGCGCGTACGCGAACACGCACGGACCCTGGTCGACTGGAGCGCCCGCGTCGAGGCCGGCGACGACGTCGTCGTCAGCGTCGAGGAGGGCGCACACGACCTGGGCGTGGCCGTCGCCGAGCAGCTGGGCGAGCGCGGCGCGAACCTGGTCGCGACGTACAGCTCCGACGAGCTGACCCGCGCGTACCTGCGGGCCCACGACGGCGACTTCGACGGGGACCCCGACTACGAGCGGGCGCTGTACGAGCGCGCCGACAGCGTCCTGATCCTGAAGGGCACGAACAACACCGCCGGCACCGCCGACGTGCCGGACGAGCGCCGCGCGGCCCACGCCTCGGCCCGACAGGGGGTCCGCGAGGCCCGGCTGGACACCGACTGGGTCTCGACCCAGCACCCGACGCGGGCGATGGCCCAGCAGGCCGGGATGGCCTACGAGCAGTACCGGGACTTCGTCTACGACGCCACGCTCCGGGACTGGGAGGGCCTCGCGGAGGAGCAGGCCCGGCTGAAGGGGCTCCTCGGCGAGGGCTCCGAGGTCCGACTGGTCGCCGACGGCACCGACCTGACGATGTCTATCGCGGGCCGGACCGCGGTCAACTCCGCGGCCAGCGTCGCCTACGACTCCCACAACCTCCCCTCTGGCGAGGTGTTCACAGCACCGGAGGACACCGAGGGCGTCGTCACCTTCGACGTGCCGATGACGGTCCGGGGCCGCCGGGTCCGGGACGTCGAACTGACCTTCGAGGACGGAGTCGTCGTCGACATCGCGGCCACGCAGGGCGAGGACGTGATCCGATCGGTCGTCGAGACGGACGCGGGCTCCCGACGCCTCGGCGAACTCGGGATCGGGATGAACCGCGGCATCGACCGCGTGACCGACAACATCCTCTTCGACGAGAAGATGGGCGGCACCGTCCACCTGGCGCTGGGCCGGGCCTACGACGCCTGCCTGCCCGACGGCGAGAGCGGCAACGACAGCGCCGTCCACGAGGACCTCATCACGACGATGGGCGAGGGGTCCCGGCTGGCGGTCGACGGCGAGACCGTCCAAGAGGACGGGGTCTTCGTGTGGGAGTAG
- a CDS encoding aminotransferase class V-fold PLP-dependent enzyme translates to MDPAELRASIPALGNCTYFNTGASGPSPRRVVGAATDFLERHAFEAPATDPYAVAFDALADARETVAGHVGAPPADVAFTNSTADGINRVAAAVDWRPGDVVVRTDLEHPAGTLPWDRLADTHGVEVRVVETEAGRLDPEALKTAVDDARLVVLSSLTWSHGTRLPVGEVVDVAHDAGAQVLVDAVQSVGQHPVDVTDWGADFVAAAGHKWLLGVWGAGFLYVDPEAHDRLEQTRIGYRSVAEMGADDYTYHEGARRFEVGTTSPAPYVALAEAVDTVEAVGLDTIQERVERLTDRLKDGLGDRLVSPEGYESGLVTFDADDPEATVERLHDEGVVVRSLPYPDAVRASVHAFNDERDVDRLLATLGED, encoded by the coding sequence ATGGACCCTGCGGAACTGCGGGCGTCGATCCCGGCGCTCGGCAACTGCACGTACTTCAACACCGGAGCCAGCGGCCCGAGCCCTCGGCGGGTCGTCGGGGCCGCCACCGACTTCCTGGAGCGACACGCCTTCGAGGCACCGGCGACGGACCCATACGCCGTCGCGTTCGACGCGCTGGCGGACGCACGCGAGACGGTGGCGGGCCACGTCGGGGCCCCACCGGCGGACGTGGCCTTCACCAACAGCACCGCGGACGGGATCAACCGCGTCGCCGCCGCCGTCGACTGGCGGCCCGGCGACGTGGTGGTGCGGACGGACCTCGAACACCCGGCCGGGACGCTGCCGTGGGACCGCCTCGCGGACACGCACGGCGTCGAGGTCCGCGTCGTCGAGACCGAGGCCGGTCGGCTCGACCCCGAGGCGCTGAAGACGGCCGTCGACGACGCGCGGCTGGTCGTCCTGAGCTCGCTCACCTGGTCCCACGGGACGCGCCTGCCCGTCGGCGAGGTCGTCGACGTCGCCCACGACGCCGGCGCGCAGGTCCTCGTCGACGCCGTGCAGTCGGTCGGCCAACACCCGGTCGACGTGACCGACTGGGGCGCGGACTTCGTCGCCGCCGCGGGCCACAAGTGGCTGCTGGGGGTCTGGGGCGCGGGGTTCCTCTACGTCGACCCCGAGGCCCACGACCGCCTCGAACAGACCCGCATCGGCTACCGCAGCGTCGCGGAGATGGGAGCCGACGACTACACCTACCACGAGGGTGCCCGGCGGTTCGAGGTCGGGACCACCTCGCCGGCACCCTACGTCGCGCTGGCCGAGGCGGTCGACACCGTCGAGGCGGTCGGACTGGACACGATCCAGGAGCGCGTCGAGCGCCTGACCGACCGGCTGAAGGACGGCCTCGGCGACCGCCTGGTGAGTCCCGAGGGGTACGAGTCCGGGCTGGTGACCTTCGACGCCGACGACCCCGAGGCGACCGTCGAGCGCCTGCACGACGAGGGCGTCGTCGTCCGGTCGCTGCCGTACCCCGACGCGGTGCGGGCCTCGGTCCACGCGTTCAACGACGAGCGAGACGTCGACCGCCTGCTCGCCACACTCGGCGAGGATTGA
- a CDS encoding NUDIX domain-containing protein, with translation MDERDVVTCFLRDGGEVLLLRRSESVGSYRGQWGGVAGHVADDEGRDRAPETAARAEISEETGLGDAVTLVRAGDPFTFADEDCGTRWTVHPFLFDCDARDVTANEETTETAWVHPPAILRRETVPRLWTAYDRVRPRVATVRDDREHGSAWLSLRALELLRDEAALAAVGRRDEHETPDRDGDDWPALAALARRVRDARPSMAVLTNRVNHAMHAVGEGGTPAAVERAAREGVERAVGADRQAAERAAAALPDRVATLSRSGSVAAAIRGGDPAAVLVAESRPGGEGVGVAESLADAADVTLTSDAALAFELVAWDADCLLVGADRVLSDGRVVNKAGTRGAALSARATGLDRLVVAAGDKVAADDGYDLEPRAGTELYDGDADVAVANPTFDVTPADAVTAVVTEDGRLDGDDVADLAATHREWAAWDDASGDTAGDGE, from the coding sequence ATGGACGAGCGAGACGTCGTCACCTGCTTCCTGCGCGACGGCGGCGAGGTGCTCCTGTTGCGCCGCAGCGAGTCGGTCGGCTCCTACCGCGGCCAGTGGGGCGGCGTGGCCGGGCACGTCGCCGACGACGAGGGGCGGGACAGAGCGCCCGAGACCGCCGCCCGCGCGGAGATCAGCGAGGAGACCGGTCTCGGCGACGCGGTGACGCTGGTGCGGGCCGGCGACCCGTTCACCTTCGCCGACGAGGACTGCGGGACCCGCTGGACGGTCCACCCGTTCCTGTTCGACTGTGACGCCCGGGACGTGACAGCCAACGAGGAGACGACCGAGACCGCCTGGGTCCACCCGCCGGCGATCCTGCGCCGGGAGACGGTCCCGCGGCTCTGGACCGCCTACGACCGGGTGCGGCCCCGCGTGGCGACGGTCCGGGACGACCGCGAGCACGGCTCTGCGTGGCTGTCGCTCCGGGCGCTGGAGCTGCTGCGCGACGAGGCGGCGCTGGCGGCGGTGGGTCGACGGGACGAGCACGAGACGCCCGACCGCGACGGGGACGACTGGCCCGCGCTGGCGGCGCTGGCCCGCCGCGTCCGGGACGCCCGTCCCTCGATGGCGGTGCTGACGAATCGCGTGAACCACGCGATGCACGCGGTCGGCGAGGGCGGGACGCCGGCGGCCGTCGAACGCGCGGCCCGCGAGGGCGTCGAGCGCGCCGTCGGTGCCGACCGCCAGGCCGCCGAGCGTGCGGCCGCCGCCCTCCCGGATCGGGTGGCGACGCTCTCGCGGTCGGGGAGCGTCGCGGCGGCGATCCGCGGGGGCGACCCGGCGGCCGTGCTGGTCGCGGAGTCCCGGCCCGGCGGTGAGGGGGTCGGCGTCGCCGAGTCGCTGGCCGACGCCGCCGACGTGACGCTGACCTCCGACGCCGCCCTCGCCTTCGAACTGGTCGCGTGGGACGCCGACTGCCTGCTGGTCGGTGCCGACCGCGTGCTGTCCGACGGGCGCGTCGTCAACAAGGCCGGGACCCGCGGCGCGGCGCTTTCGGCCCGCGCGACCGGCCTCGACCGTCTCGTCGTCGCGGCCGGCGACAAGGTGGCGGCCGACGACGGCTACGACCTCGAACCCCGCGCCGGGACCGAACTCTACGACGGCGACGCCGACGTCGCGGTCGCGAACCCGACCTTCGACGTGACGCCGGCCGACGCCGTCACCGCGGTCGTCACCGAGGACGGCCGGCTCGACGGCGACGACGTCGCTGACCTGGCGGCGACCCACCGCGAGTGGGCGGCGTGGGACGACGCGAGCGGCGACACGGCCGGGGACGGCGAGTGA
- a CDS encoding cyclase family protein produces the protein MPTTDLTQPVESGIPTYPGDPPVSVEPHATHDADGYRVSRLSLGSHAGTHVDAPSHTEADGDDVDDLPVGRFAGDAVVADCRGRAPRSAIGPEALPAADADWLVVHTGWSGRWGDPSYRDHPYLTRDAAAFCVSQGYDLAVDALNPDPTPTDRAGPGEPDGVPAHRELLGAGRLVVENLANLGAVPERFELCVFPLKLAGGDGSPVRAVARHD, from the coding sequence GTGCCCACCACCGACCTCACACAGCCGGTCGAGTCGGGGATTCCGACCTACCCCGGCGATCCGCCGGTGTCAGTCGAGCCGCACGCGACCCACGACGCCGACGGCTACCGGGTCAGCCGCCTCTCGCTCGGGAGCCACGCCGGCACCCACGTCGACGCGCCGAGCCACACGGAGGCCGACGGCGACGACGTCGACGACCTGCCGGTCGGTCGGTTCGCGGGCGACGCGGTCGTCGCGGACTGCCGCGGCCGCGCGCCGCGCTCGGCCATCGGTCCCGAGGCGCTACCGGCGGCGGACGCCGACTGGCTGGTGGTCCACACCGGCTGGAGCGGCCGGTGGGGCGACCCCTCGTACCGCGACCACCCCTACCTCACCCGCGACGCGGCCGCCTTCTGCGTCTCGCAGGGGTACGACCTCGCCGTCGACGCGCTCAACCCCGACCCGACGCCGACCGACCGCGCCGGCCCGGGCGAGCCTGACGGCGTCCCGGCCCACCGCGAACTGCTCGGGGCCGGCCGCCTCGTCGTCGAGAACCTCGCGAACCTCGGCGCGGTCCCCGAGCGGTTCGAGCTGTGCGTCTTCCCGCTGAAACTGGCCGGCGGCGACGGGTCGCCGGTGCGGGCCGTCGCCCGCCACGACTGA
- a CDS encoding MBL fold metallo-hydrolase, with translation MTVHHEGVTVDWLGYATIRVAGDDTVVYTDPGRYGVLTGEWEPHEEGVGHPPSTDYRAEDADVVCVTHVHHYDPDGIERVANEDTTVVAYEGIEGRDVERDLPPITELPYEVVEVGNKANIDVDGVPVWSTPAHNRPDGNHTLADGTPYHPEGFGCGFMVEVDGTRLYYPGDSDVLPGHRTLETEVFCPPIGPRATMDRHEAAALAAEIRPRLVVPVHYNTFSNLEADSRAFAADVAQAGVPVALDER, from the coding sequence ATGACCGTCCACCACGAGGGGGTGACCGTCGACTGGCTGGGCTACGCGACCATTCGCGTCGCCGGCGACGACACCGTCGTCTACACGGACCCCGGGCGGTACGGCGTGCTGACCGGCGAGTGGGAGCCCCACGAGGAGGGCGTGGGCCACCCGCCGTCGACCGACTACCGTGCCGAGGACGCCGACGTGGTCTGTGTCACCCACGTCCACCACTACGACCCCGACGGCATCGAGCGGGTCGCCAACGAGGACACCACCGTCGTCGCCTACGAAGGCATCGAGGGTCGTGACGTCGAGCGCGACCTGCCGCCCATCACCGAGCTGCCCTACGAGGTGGTCGAAGTGGGGAACAAGGCGAACATCGACGTCGACGGGGTGCCGGTCTGGTCGACGCCGGCCCACAACCGACCGGACGGGAACCACACACTGGCCGACGGGACGCCGTACCACCCGGAGGGCTTCGGCTGTGGCTTCATGGTCGAGGTCGACGGCACGCGGCTGTACTACCCCGGCGACAGCGACGTGTTGCCGGGCCACCGGACGCTGGAGACCGAGGTGTTCTGTCCCCCGATCGGCCCGCGGGCGACGATGGACCGCCACGAGGCGGCGGCCCTGGCCGCGGAGATCCGGCCCCGGCTGGTGGTGCCGGTCCACTACAACACCTTCTCGAACCTCGAAGCCGACTCGCGGGCCTTCGCCGCCGACGTGGCACAGGCGGGCGTCCCGGTCGCGCTGGACGAGCGCTGA
- the pstB gene encoding phosphate ABC transporter ATP-binding protein PstB → MSNAIDSETEIETGEQTSSVTTAGESEEEVRDAWTDYRFDGQPKLSVRDLNVWYGDDHALKDVSMDIPENSVTALIGPSGCGKSTFLRCLNRMNDRIKAARIEGSVQFDGTEIYDPNANLVELRKRIGMVFQSPNPFPKSIRENISYGPRKHGDIEKGLLARLLGRDETEKEAELVERSLKQAALWEEVSDRLDDNALGLSGGQQQRLCIARCLAVDPDVILMDEPASALDPIATSKIEDLVEELSEDYTVVIVTHNMQQAARISDQTAVFLTGGELVEYDDTDKIFENPESQRVEDYITGKFG, encoded by the coding sequence ATGAGTAACGCAATCGACAGCGAGACGGAGATCGAGACAGGCGAACAGACGAGTTCGGTCACGACGGCCGGCGAGAGCGAGGAGGAGGTCCGGGACGCCTGGACCGACTACCGCTTCGACGGACAGCCGAAACTCTCCGTGCGGGATCTCAACGTCTGGTACGGCGACGACCACGCGCTGAAGGACGTCTCGATGGACATCCCCGAGAACTCGGTGACGGCGCTCATCGGCCCCTCCGGCTGCGGGAAGTCGACGTTCCTCCGGTGTCTCAACCGGATGAACGACCGGATCAAGGCCGCCCGCATCGAGGGGTCGGTGCAGTTCGACGGGACAGAGATCTACGACCCCAACGCGAACCTGGTCGAGCTCCGCAAGCGCATCGGGATGGTGTTCCAGTCTCCGAACCCCTTCCCGAAGTCGATCCGGGAGAACATCTCCTACGGGCCGCGCAAGCACGGCGACATCGAGAAGGGGCTGCTCGCCCGGCTGCTGGGCCGCGACGAGACCGAGAAGGAGGCCGAACTCGTCGAGCGATCGCTCAAGCAGGCCGCCCTCTGGGAGGAGGTCAGCGACCGGCTCGACGACAACGCGCTCGGCCTCTCCGGCGGCCAGCAACAGCGGCTCTGTATCGCCCGCTGTCTCGCGGTCGACCCCGACGTGATCCTGATGGACGAGCCCGCGTCGGCGCTCGACCCCATCGCCACCTCGAAGATCGAGGACCTCGTCGAGGAGCTCTCAGAGGACTACACGGTCGTCATCGTCACCCACAACATGCAGCAGGCGGCCCGCATCTCCGACCAGACGGCCGTCTTCCTCACCGGCGGCGAACTCGTCGAGTACGACGACACCGACAAGATCTTCGAGAACCCCGAGAGCCAGCGCGTCGAGGACTACATCACCGGGAAGTTCGGGTAG
- the pstA gene encoding phosphate ABC transporter permease PstA, with the protein MSEGYATDTTLVTAESNVYDRALDGAIGLSVVGFTLGMITLVDAVPLAASGAALTEFFVTLLAVVVGGVGAVGIGSYANVTPVASRRVRGIGMGLVVGTLLLTVVAAALPVQLATLLGGLLLVEALAVAAAGVVSRLELVDTEPSTSAGLLAGGTFTTVGVAVGAAVGGSLVGFDTPLWAVVALGVGLGLGALTVLPREDLGSTLPAALLVGTLGLTVATAVIGVGWQWTPDTLSGGFTGGAVIPVFLLSGTILSAWSAAKCRAGFGARGREYGAFLVINLNAFLMVAVMVTIVVFVTLKGVGYALHGLTVGALSALVLLAPLLVFAGKAASEPAGAADWHTGARQLFRLLPLAVVGSVAAVCLSVLVTGNRLAYDYTYTVLVNRNSRTLDTFLAVTPETTVGSLLLVAPALLLTVYFFRTYGNLRNVGSHFERVETLRRNVPLVITAVALLAGLLAVVGASPLGLPVGRTLGFGVVVAGALAAAGLAALPLAGIVAGSGALADRAQDRAPLFTVGVFGGLGLSTVVLFLQPAATVVPSVGPANVVPAAALLACVVSAATAGVVAYARSGSEETLQRRLLGEELSLSLTATAGFLALVGLHVAITKVSFTVLGVSIANDGTFSWPMALQAYIPLGAEPGGIMPAIVGTVWLVVGATLFAVPLGVGAAVFLTEYAEQGRFTSLVEIATNALWSTPSIVFGLFGAAFLIPRLGHDTSLLAGMLVLGFMLLPLVLITSREAIKAVPDEYRDASAALGVTQWETIKSVVLPAAMPGVITGVILGVGRIAGETAPLILVLGSTLNATEAVQVIDGFRFTASPPFVANEALLSSSASLPTQVWAIIAAGVSGSAPRGWATAFILLMVVLTFYAVGITARTYFRRKLNYE; encoded by the coding sequence ATGAGCGAGGGATACGCGACCGACACGACGCTGGTGACGGCGGAGTCGAACGTCTACGACCGCGCCCTCGACGGCGCGATCGGCCTGAGCGTCGTCGGGTTCACGCTCGGGATGATCACTCTCGTCGACGCCGTCCCGCTGGCCGCGTCCGGCGCGGCGCTCACCGAGTTCTTCGTGACGCTGCTCGCGGTGGTCGTCGGCGGCGTCGGTGCCGTCGGGATCGGCTCCTACGCCAACGTCACCCCCGTCGCCTCCCGGCGCGTCCGCGGCATCGGGATGGGACTGGTGGTCGGCACGCTCCTGCTGACCGTGGTGGCCGCCGCGCTGCCGGTACAGTTGGCGACCCTACTGGGCGGGCTGTTGCTCGTCGAGGCGCTCGCCGTCGCCGCCGCCGGGGTCGTCTCGCGGCTGGAGCTGGTCGACACGGAGCCCTCGACGAGCGCGGGACTGCTGGCCGGCGGGACGTTCACCACCGTGGGTGTCGCCGTCGGCGCTGCCGTCGGCGGTTCGCTGGTCGGGTTCGACACGCCGCTGTGGGCCGTCGTCGCGCTCGGCGTGGGCCTCGGGCTCGGCGCGCTGACCGTGCTCCCCCGCGAGGACCTCGGGTCGACGCTGCCGGCGGCGCTGCTCGTCGGCACGCTCGGTCTCACCGTCGCGACGGCCGTCATCGGGGTCGGCTGGCAGTGGACCCCCGACACGCTGTCCGGTGGGTTCACCGGCGGCGCGGTGATCCCGGTCTTCCTCCTCTCGGGCACCATCCTCTCGGCGTGGTCGGCCGCGAAGTGCCGCGCCGGCTTCGGCGCACGCGGCCGCGAGTACGGGGCCTTCCTCGTCATCAACCTCAACGCGTTCCTGATGGTCGCCGTGATGGTGACCATCGTGGTGTTCGTGACACTGAAGGGCGTCGGCTACGCGCTGCACGGCCTCACCGTCGGCGCGCTCTCGGCGCTCGTCCTGCTCGCTCCGCTGCTCGTGTTCGCGGGGAAGGCCGCCAGCGAGCCCGCGGGCGCGGCCGACTGGCACACGGGCGCACGACAGCTGTTCCGCCTCCTCCCGCTCGCGGTGGTCGGCTCCGTCGCCGCGGTCTGTCTCTCCGTACTGGTCACCGGCAACCGGCTGGCGTACGACTACACCTACACCGTGCTGGTCAACCGGAACTCCAGGACGCTGGACACCTTCCTGGCGGTGACGCCGGAGACGACGGTCGGGTCGCTGCTGCTGGTGGCTCCCGCGCTGCTGTTGACGGTGTACTTCTTCCGGACCTACGGGAACCTCCGGAACGTCGGGTCACACTTCGAGCGGGTCGAGACGCTCCGGCGGAACGTCCCCCTCGTCATCACCGCCGTCGCCCTGCTTGCCGGGCTGTTGGCCGTGGTCGGCGCGTCGCCGCTGGGCCTCCCGGTCGGGCGCACGCTCGGGTTCGGCGTCGTCGTGGCCGGCGCGCTCGCGGCCGCCGGGCTGGCGGCGCTGCCGCTGGCCGGGATCGTCGCCGGGAGCGGGGCGCTCGCCGACCGCGCACAGGACCGCGCGCCGCTGTTCACCGTCGGCGTCTTCGGCGGGCTCGGCCTGTCGACGGTCGTCCTCTTCCTCCAGCCGGCCGCGACCGTCGTCCCGAGCGTCGGACCGGCCAACGTCGTCCCGGCCGCCGCGTTGCTCGCCTGCGTCGTCAGCGCGGCGACGGCCGGCGTCGTCGCCTACGCCCGCAGCGGGAGCGAGGAGACGCTCCAGCGCCGGCTGCTGGGCGAGGAGCTGTCGCTCTCCCTGACCGCGACGGCCGGCTTCCTCGCGCTGGTCGGTCTGCACGTCGCGATCACGAAGGTCTCGTTCACCGTCCTCGGCGTCTCGATCGCCAACGACGGCACCTTCTCCTGGCCGATGGCGCTGCAGGCGTACATCCCGCTGGGGGCCGAACCGGGGGGGATCATGCCGGCCATCGTCGGCACGGTCTGGCTGGTCGTCGGCGCGACCCTGTTCGCGGTGCCGCTGGGCGTCGGTGCGGCCGTCTTCCTCACCGAGTACGCCGAGCAGGGCCGGTTCACGTCGCTGGTCGAGATCGCGACCAACGCGCTCTGGTCGACCCCAAGCATCGTGTTCGGCCTGTTCGGGGCCGCGTTCCTCATCCCCCGGCTGGGTCACGACACCTCGCTGCTGGCCGGGATGCTCGTGCTCGGGTTTATGCTCTTGCCGCTGGTGCTCATCACCTCCCGAGAGGCCATCAAGGCCGTCCCCGACGAGTACCGTGACGCAAGCGCCGCGCTGGGCGTGACACAGTGGGAGACCATCAAGAGCGTCGTCCTGCCGGCTGCGATGCCCGGTGTCATCACCGGCGTCATCCTGGGTGTCGGTCGCATCGCCGGCGAGACGGCCCCGCTCATCCTCGTGCTCGGCTCGACGCTGAACGCGACGGAGGCCGTCCAGGTGATCGACGGCTTCCGCTTCACCGCGTCGCCGCCGTTCGTCGCCAACGAGGCACTGCTCTCCTCGTCGGCGTCGCTGCCGACCCAGGTGTGGGCGATCATCGCCGCCGGCGTCAGCGGGTCGGCACCGCGCGGCTGGGCGACGGCCTTCATCCTGCTGATGGTCGTCCTGACGTTCTACGCCGTCGGAATCACCGCACGGACCTACTTCCGGAGGAAGCTCAACTATGAGTAA